From the genome of Diabrotica virgifera virgifera chromosome 8, PGI_DIABVI_V3a:
aagcagctaagaaaaatagcaggaaaaacgaaattggacagaataagaaatgaagatattagacaaagactgaaacaggaatcgataataaccaagatacaaaaaagaaaattaaaatggtatggacacattaacagaatggaccagggaagactaccaaagcaggtgatggaatcgaaaagatatggtaaaagaaggaaagggaggccaaggaagagatggatcgatcagattatagaaattggacaggaaaaaggaaaaacacatcaacaaatgaaagagttagcaaaggaccgcaagaaatggaagagatggatagaagatgaataaaacctccgacgcccctgaggggcataaggagtttcgagaaagaagaagaagaagtaatttttggaattataattttaacagttaatacacctactaaaaattaatattttattctttcgaaacatgttgcgtcctgtatataacaaaaccgtgttattataaaaagtacttttatattatagtgtaatttttggaattttaagtattttatatcgtcaaattattttatattctctcctataaataataaaaacgttttattataaaaaagttcttttttataaaagtataattattttgtcattagggttatatgcaaaactaaaaagacaaccTATCGTATTAAGAAAAAGCAagcaataaataataaaaaaaatttaaataagatatttaccTTAAATTTTTTCACTGTTCGAAAAGACTTTTTGCATATGGAACACTTTCTATGtattctttcgtgttttttcaaAGTTTTCGGCGCTACAGCAGCATCGCATATTGTACACAGTACAAGATTCTCTCCAGTATAAGGTATTAAAAGACTCTCACTTACAGAATTCACAGGCGTGTTAGACCTAGGTGATGTTTTTATATGAATTGAATCATTATGCATATTCGATAAGGATGTAGTTTCTACTGTGAGAGGTTCAGCAGCCTTCTCCATTGCTCTTCGCCTTGTATGTCTAGGTGTTGTTATTTCGCAAGAGTCATTTTGATGGATCATCTGCTCATCCACTTTAATTAGTTTTAGTGATTTTAGATATTCTTCCGATACATCgtttaattttctctttttgaGTTGAAAGTCATCTATCTGCATACATACAGAATTAAATGGTATTTCATTGCAAAGCTTATTATTGAAATCCATAGCAGAAAGTTCAGTTTGAAGAGCTACACTTGAAATACAATTTTTCACTTGAATACCTATATCCATAGTATCAGGTTTAAGTGGAACAACTGCATTTGAATTACAATCTTCTCCTTGAATACCTACATCCATAGTGTAACGTTCAGTTTGAACAGCTGCACTTGAATTACAATCTTTCACTTGAATACCTATATCTGTAGTTAAAAGTTTAGTTTGAACTGCAGCTACACTCGAATTACAATTTTTCACTTGAACTCCTTTATTCTTAGTACATAGTTCAGTTTGAACAGCTACAGTTGAATTTGATTTTCCCACTTGAATACCTATACTAATCTTTTGCAAAGGCCGATTTTTAAGTAAAATAGCGTTGTCACAGTGTTTTAGTAAATCTTGTCGTCGATCCTTTATCCAGTCACCTATAGATGATATATCTATACAAACATTGTATAAGTTGTTATTTTTCGTTGGTTTTACAGGTGATTTGTGTGTTTGATGCATATTTCTTTCTTTCAGGAAACCCTAAAAAGGTCAGTGTAATATAGTTAt
Proteins encoded in this window:
- the LOC126889467 gene encoding uncharacterized protein LOC126889467, encoding MNEFSEDTSKQCRFCSAKKLLITLKRKTDVKIRKLIEVTIGIKIEENDYYNNVCLNCITFAYNIHVYKENTQIREDKLKGFLKERNMHQTHKSPVKPTKNNNLYNVCIDISSIGDWIKDRRQDLLKHCDNAILLKNRPLQKISIGIQVGKSNSTVAVQTELCTKNKGVQVKNCNSSVAAVQTKLLTTDIGIQVKDCNSSAAVQTERYTMDVGIQGEDCNSNAVVPLKPDTMDIGIQVKNCISSVALQTELSAMDFNNKLCNEIPFNSVCMQIDDFQLKKRKLNDVSEEYLKSLKLIKVDEQMIHQNDSCEITTPRHTRRRAMEKAAEPLTVETTSLSNMHNDSIHIKTSPRSNTPVNSVSESLLIPYTGENLVLCTICDAAVAPKTLKKHERIHRKCSICKKSFRTVKKFKDHRTECLGGIITRGMTISLNRLETLEEIMKQHPNVLPSGHN